From Roseburia hominis, the proteins below share one genomic window:
- a CDS encoding NusG domain II-containing protein: protein MNIFKNAKKNDWILLGIVLGAALVIFAVRYFTGSTDSGYVEVRVDGEVTGTYDLAKDQEIVLGGGKNTMTIRDGKVKMTEANCPDQLCMHQKAISRNQESIICLPNKIVLQIVNQDQAELDAVAK, encoded by the coding sequence ATGAATATTTTTAAGAATGCGAAGAAAAATGACTGGATCCTTCTGGGAATCGTGTTGGGAGCGGCACTTGTGATCTTTGCAGTGCGGTATTTTACAGGCAGTACGGACTCGGGGTATGTGGAGGTTCGAGTGGACGGAGAAGTGACAGGGACCTATGACCTGGCTAAGGATCAGGAGATCGTGCTTGGCGGCGGAAAGAATACGATGACGATCCGGGACGGCAAGGTGAAGATGACAGAGGCGAACTGCCCGGATCAGTTGTGTATGCATCAGAAGGCGATCTCCCGGAATCAGGAGAGTATTATCTGTCTTCCGAATAAAATTGTACTGCAAATTGTAAACCAAGATCAGGCAGAATTAGATGCGGTGGCAAAGTAG
- a CDS encoding Gx transporter family protein, producing the protein MRWQSRRKTLKKVAYFGVFTALALIFSYVEALIPFHIGIPGVKLGLANLIVVIALYKLGPQEALCLSVTRIILSGFLFANLFSIIYSLAGGVLSFAIMALLKKRGTFSVYGISMAGGVFHNIGQLLIAMIVVESFSVAYYVPVLLVAGVLTGLVIGIAASEMLKRLTRLEFE; encoded by the coding sequence ATGCGGTGGCAAAGTAGGAGGAAGACATTGAAGAAGGTAGCGTATTTTGGAGTATTTACGGCGTTGGCGCTGATTTTCAGCTATGTGGAGGCGCTGATTCCGTTTCATATCGGCATTCCGGGAGTCAAGCTGGGGCTGGCGAATCTGATCGTAGTGATCGCGCTATATAAGCTGGGGCCGCAGGAGGCGCTGTGTTTATCTGTGACCCGTATTATCCTGTCCGGCTTTTTATTTGCCAATTTGTTCAGTATTATTTACAGCCTGGCAGGCGGCGTCCTGAGTTTTGCGATTATGGCGTTGCTAAAAAAGCGGGGTACATTCAGCGTTTACGGCATCAGCATGGCTGGAGGCGTTTTTCACAATATCGGGCAGCTTCTGATCGCGATGATTGTAGTAGAGAGCTTTAGTGTGGCATACTATGTCCCGGTTCTTCTGGTCGCGGGAGTTCTGACCGGGCTGGTGATTGGGATTGCGGCCAGTGAGATGTTAAAGAGGCTTACGCGCCTGGAATTCGAATAA
- the ruvA gene encoding Holliday junction branch migration protein RuvA: MISYIRGELVSIEEDKVIVDVGGVGYGIFMPGSSMDRLPPIGSEVKIHTYLNVKEDAMQLYGFLSRDALRVFKLVIGVSGIGPKGGLGILSQLTPDDLRFAVMAGDAKAISAAPGIGKKTAEKLILELKDKLSIEDTLEHYEESSVGYTESGGQENQSEAVQALVALGYGSTEALRAVRQVEASGELTVEELLKQALKYLI; encoded by the coding sequence ATGATTTCATACATACGGGGAGAATTGGTCTCCATTGAAGAAGATAAAGTCATCGTAGATGTGGGTGGAGTCGGATATGGGATTTTTATGCCGGGCTCATCTATGGACAGGCTGCCGCCCATTGGCAGCGAGGTGAAGATCCATACGTATCTGAACGTAAAGGAAGATGCGATGCAGTTGTACGGATTTCTGAGCCGGGACGCGCTGCGTGTATTTAAGCTGGTGATCGGCGTGAGCGGGATCGGGCCGAAGGGAGGACTTGGAATTTTGTCCCAACTGACGCCGGATGATCTGCGTTTTGCCGTGATGGCGGGGGATGCTAAGGCAATCTCAGCCGCGCCGGGGATTGGCAAGAAGACAGCAGAGAAGCTGATTCTGGAGCTTAAGGATAAGCTGAGCATTGAGGATACGCTGGAGCATTATGAGGAAAGCTCTGTAGGGTACACTGAAAGTGGCGGACAGGAGAATCAGTCGGAGGCCGTGCAGGCGCTGGTCGCTCTGGGGTACGGAAGTACGGAAGCACTGCGTGCAGTAAGACAGGTGGAAGCAAGTGGAGAGCTCACTGTGGAAGAACTGCTCAAGCAGGCGTTAAAATATTTGATCTGA
- the ruvB gene encoding Holliday junction branch migration DNA helicase RuvB, with the protein MGKRIITTENLEEDIKIENHLRPQMLEDYIGQQKAKETLKIYIEAAKSRGESLDHVLFYGPPGLGKTTLAGIIANEMGVNIKITSGPAIEKPGEMAAILNNLQEGDVLFVDEIHRLNRQVEEVLYPAMEDYAIDIMIGKGASARSIRLELPRFTLVGATTRAGMLTAPLRDRFGVVNRLEFYTERELKQIILRSARVLEVEIEEGGALEMAKRSRGTPRLANRLLKRVRDFAQVKYDGVITKEVAVSALDLLDVDPMGLDHIDRNILLTMIHKFQGGPVGLDTLAASIGEDAGTIEDVYEPYLLMNGFIQRTPRGRQVTPLCYRHLGISAENIEK; encoded by the coding sequence ATGGGAAAACGGATTATTACCACGGAGAATCTGGAAGAAGACATTAAAATAGAGAATCATCTGCGTCCCCAGATGCTGGAAGACTATATCGGCCAGCAGAAGGCGAAGGAGACGCTTAAGATTTATATCGAGGCGGCAAAGTCCAGAGGGGAATCCCTGGATCATGTCCTGTTTTATGGACCGCCCGGACTGGGAAAGACGACGCTTGCAGGAATTATAGCCAACGAGATGGGAGTCAACATTAAGATCACGTCAGGACCGGCAATCGAGAAGCCGGGTGAGATGGCGGCGATTCTGAATAACCTTCAGGAGGGCGATGTGCTTTTTGTGGACGAGATCCATCGGCTGAACAGGCAGGTGGAAGAGGTGCTTTATCCTGCGATGGAGGATTACGCGATTGATATTATGATCGGAAAAGGAGCTTCGGCCAGATCCATCAGGCTGGAACTGCCCCGGTTCACCCTGGTGGGGGCTACGACCAGGGCTGGTATGCTGACGGCTCCGCTACGTGACCGGTTTGGCGTGGTGAATCGTCTGGAGTTCTACACGGAGAGGGAACTGAAACAGATCATTCTGCGTTCAGCAAGGGTGCTGGAGGTGGAGATAGAAGAAGGCGGTGCACTGGAGATGGCGAAGCGATCCAGAGGGACGCCGCGGCTTGCGAACAGACTGCTCAAAAGGGTGCGGGATTTTGCACAGGTGAAGTATGACGGTGTGATCACAAAAGAAGTTGCGGTCAGTGCGCTGGACCTTTTGGACGTGGATCCCATGGGACTGGATCACATTGACCGGAATATTCTTCTTACGATGATTCACAAGTTTCAGGGAGGTCCGGTGGGACTGGATACCCTGGCGGCGTCCATTGGAGAGGACGCGGGAACCATTGAAGATGTGTATGAACCCTATCTTTTGATGAATGGTTTTATTCAAAGAACCCCTCGGGGGCGCCAGGTGACACCTCTTTGTTACAGACATTTAGGAATTTCTGCTGAAAATATCGAAAAGTAG
- the zapA gene encoding cell division protein ZapA, whose product MASSKNYTEVLIGGKVFTLSGFESEDYLQKVSTYLNHKIEECSSSDGYRKQSAEARSMLLALNIADDYFKAKKQGGALESDIEAKDKEMYDLKHELISTQIKYENAEKALDRLKEENRELQMKIVQLETEMKNHRKK is encoded by the coding sequence ATGGCATCGTCTAAAAATTACACGGAAGTTCTGATAGGAGGAAAAGTATTTACGCTCAGCGGCTTTGAGAGTGAGGATTATTTGCAGAAGGTTTCTACCTATCTGAACCACAAAATTGAAGAATGTTCCAGCAGTGACGGTTACCGCAAGCAGAGTGCAGAGGCAAGGAGCATGCTTCTGGCACTTAACATAGCAGATGACTATTTCAAGGCAAAGAAACAGGGCGGAGCTTTGGAGAGCGACATTGAGGCGAAAGATAAAGAGATGTACGACTTGAAACATGAACTGATCTCCACCCAGATTAAGTATGAGAATGCGGAGAAAGCATTGGATCGGCTGAAGGAAGAGAACCGTGAACTGCAGATGAAGATCGTACAATTAGAAACTGAGATGAAGAATCATCGTAAAAAATAG
- a CDS encoding DUF3656 domain-containing protein, translating to MEKMVEILAPAGSAESLYAAVAAGADAVYIGGQMFGARAYAKNLTEEELLKAIDFVHLHGRKIYLTVNTLLKEREIESELFRYLQPYYEQGLDAVIVQDVGVLHFIRKYFPNLAIHASTQMTITGVDGARFMEEQGVTRVVPAREIGLEEIRKISRGTDLEIECFVHGALCYCYSGQCLLSSFIGGRSGNRGQCAQPCRLPWQLEGAGRSQYLMSLKDICTLEMIPELVEAGIDSFKIEGRMKKPEYVAAVTAMYRKYTDLYLKYREEAVGRGEDSEAAKARFRVSEADLQMLLDLYNRGGSHTGYYHTRNGREMVSLTRPNHAGIPAFRVEKRQGRSVIGTAIVDLSPQDVIELPLRRGQEKADNYTCKEKVRAGQRIQIPVFADTSVQHGDVWKRTRNAALIEEMQENYLRRKIKEKLNGKFILSVGDSAKLSVSCKDHAVTVYGDIVQEALKQPMVPERIEKQLRKTGNSEFEFEHLEIEINGAGFLPLQSLNEIRRRALEELEAEITSAFRRKMPLCEEGESGAEKVFLREEGESRAEKVFLREEGKSRTEKVFLREEGKSRTERKEQKERTGSLPGKVDASEGTRPGFTASAETMEQVEVLLEPDLIRRIYVDSAAFPQIWKQEGIDRWIRNARKYGKELYLILPYIFRENTRERFENAYGRILEADWDGVLIRNYESSFFLHRHGFTKPVVTDYNLYQCNHFAKEFWQERGAAEFTVPLELNEKEIAMLGASGGEMVVYGYLPMMVSAGCIRKTTGGCSRESGCLAILDRYQKRFLVRNVCDYCYNILYNHVPLYLADRLREVRSTGVSSMRLSFTTEDGKEVGRILKLYRQESAYPDGEFTRGHFKRGIK from the coding sequence ATGGAAAAGATGGTTGAGATATTAGCGCCGGCAGGTTCGGCGGAAAGTTTGTATGCCGCGGTTGCGGCGGGCGCCGATGCAGTCTATATCGGCGGGCAGATGTTCGGAGCCAGGGCTTATGCGAAGAATCTTACAGAGGAGGAGCTTCTTAAGGCCATTGATTTTGTGCATCTGCATGGAAGGAAGATCTATCTGACGGTCAATACTTTGCTGAAGGAAAGAGAAATAGAATCTGAGCTGTTTCGGTATCTGCAGCCGTATTATGAGCAGGGGCTGGACGCCGTGATCGTGCAGGACGTTGGGGTACTTCACTTTATCCGTAAGTATTTTCCGAATCTGGCGATTCATGCTAGTACGCAGATGACGATTACAGGCGTAGATGGCGCGCGTTTTATGGAGGAACAGGGCGTCACGAGAGTCGTGCCGGCCAGAGAGATTGGCCTTGAGGAAATCAGGAAGATATCCCGGGGAACGGATCTGGAGATTGAATGCTTTGTACATGGGGCGCTTTGCTACTGTTATTCGGGTCAATGCCTGCTCAGCAGTTTTATTGGCGGAAGAAGCGGGAACCGGGGGCAGTGTGCCCAGCCATGCCGGCTTCCATGGCAGCTTGAAGGAGCAGGAAGGTCGCAGTATCTCATGAGCCTTAAGGATATCTGTACGCTGGAGATGATTCCCGAGCTGGTGGAGGCCGGAATCGACTCGTTCAAAATAGAAGGAAGAATGAAGAAGCCGGAGTATGTGGCCGCGGTGACGGCAATGTACAGAAAATACACGGATCTGTATTTAAAATACAGAGAGGAAGCAGTAGGAAGAGGGGAGGATTCGGAGGCGGCGAAGGCGCGCTTTCGGGTGAGCGAGGCAGACCTTCAGATGCTTCTGGACCTGTATAACCGGGGCGGCTCCCATACCGGGTATTACCATACCAGAAATGGCAGGGAGATGGTATCGCTTACGCGGCCGAACCATGCGGGGATACCGGCGTTTAGGGTAGAGAAGAGGCAGGGGCGCTCTGTGATCGGAACGGCGATAGTGGACCTGTCTCCACAAGATGTCATAGAGCTGCCCCTTCGCAGAGGGCAGGAGAAGGCGGATAATTATACCTGTAAAGAGAAAGTGAGAGCAGGGCAGAGGATACAGATACCGGTATTTGCAGATACGAGCGTACAGCACGGCGATGTGTGGAAGCGTACACGGAATGCCGCTCTGATCGAAGAGATGCAGGAAAATTATCTGCGTAGAAAAATAAAAGAAAAACTTAATGGAAAATTTATACTTTCTGTGGGAGATTCTGCTAAACTGTCTGTAAGCTGCAAGGATCATGCCGTCACGGTTTACGGAGACATCGTGCAGGAGGCGCTGAAGCAGCCGATGGTGCCAGAACGCATCGAAAAACAGCTCCGAAAGACCGGAAATTCAGAATTTGAATTTGAACACCTGGAAATAGAGATAAATGGGGCGGGATTTCTTCCTTTGCAGAGCCTGAATGAGATCAGGCGGCGGGCGCTGGAAGAATTGGAGGCTGAGATAACAAGTGCGTTTAGAAGAAAGATGCCCCTGTGCGAAGAAGGAGAAAGCGGGGCAGAGAAAGTATTCCTGCGCGAAGAGGGAGAAAGTCGGGCAGAGAAAGTATTCCTGCGCGAAGAGGGAAAAAGCCGAACAGAGAAAGTATTCCTGCGCGAAGAGGGAAAAAGCCGAACAGAGAGAAAAGAACAGAAGGAAAGAACGGGAAGCCTGCCGGGAAAGGTCGATGCGAGTGAAGGCACACGTCCGGGATTTACCGCTTCTGCGGAGACGATGGAGCAGGTGGAGGTCCTTCTTGAGCCGGATCTGATCCGGCGAATCTATGTAGATTCTGCTGCATTTCCGCAGATATGGAAGCAGGAAGGAATCGATCGCTGGATTCGGAATGCACGAAAATACGGGAAAGAACTGTATCTGATCCTTCCTTACATTTTTCGGGAGAATACGAGGGAACGGTTTGAGAACGCATATGGCCGGATTCTGGAGGCGGATTGGGACGGTGTTTTGATCAGAAATTACGAAAGCAGCTTTTTCTTGCACCGTCACGGGTTTACAAAACCGGTGGTAACGGATTATAATTTATATCAGTGCAACCATTTTGCCAAAGAATTCTGGCAGGAAAGAGGTGCGGCGGAATTTACGGTGCCGCTGGAATTAAATGAGAAAGAGATCGCCATGCTTGGCGCGTCAGGCGGGGAGATGGTAGTCTACGGATATCTGCCGATGATGGTATCTGCGGGCTGTATCCGCAAAACAACGGGTGGCTGCAGCAGGGAAAGCGGCTGTCTGGCAATCCTTGACCGATATCAGAAACGGTTTTTGGTCAGGAACGTATGTGACTATTGTTACAATATTTTATATAATCATGTCCCTCTGTATCTGGCGGACAGGCTCCGGGAAGTGAGGAGCACAGGCGTTTCTTCCATGCGGCTTAGTTTTACCACGGAAGATGGAAAAGAGGTGGGACGGATACTTAAGTTATACAGACAGGAAAGTGCGTATCCGGACGGGGAGTTTACCCGGGGGCACTTTAAACGAGGCATAAAGTAG